In a single window of the Chionomys nivalis chromosome 11, mChiNiv1.1, whole genome shotgun sequence genome:
- the Map3k6 gene encoding mitogen-activated protein kinase kinase kinase 6 isoform X2 encodes MAGPCPGAGVLERAGSCWQDPLAEALSRGRSSPAVAGRGCARSRPLSVVYVLTREPGPEVEPGAGTEAEPLPLRCLREACAQLQGTRPPPQLRSLPFATLALGDTAALDSFYNADVVVLEVSSSLAQPSLFYHLGVRESFSMTNNVLLCSQTELPGLQALRDCVGSYTLIPYVVTATGRVLCGDAGLLRGLADGLVQAGAGTEALLTPLVGRLARLLEATPTDSCGYFRETIRQDIRQARERFSGQQLRQELARLQRRLDSVELLSPDIIMNLLLSYRDVQDYSAIIELVETLQALPTCDVAEQHNVRFHYTFALNRRNRPGDREKALGVLLPLVQHEGPVAPDLYCMCGRVYKDMFFSSGFQNARHLEQAYHWYRKAFDVEPSLHSGINAAVLLIAAGQQFEDSEELQLIGMKLGCLLARKGCVAKMQYYWDVGFYLGAQILANDPIQVVLAAEQLYKLNAPIWYLVSVMETFLLYQHFRPTPEPSGGPMLRAHFWLHFLLQSCQPFNAASPQVDQCLVLRLEINKVLLPARLTIQGTDPVSAVTLSLLEPGTQEDSSSWTFPVPSICGISASKLDQRCCFLYALPPAQDVQLCFPSIERCQWFCGLIQVLVMNPDSSAPTEEAEGAREVLEFDYEYLETGERLVLGKGTYGVVYAGRDRHTRVRIAIKEIPERDSRFSQPLHEEIALHKRLRHKNIVRYLGSASQGGYLKIFMEEVPGGSLSSLLRSVWGPLKDNESTISFYTRQILQGLSYLHENRIVHRDIKGDNVLINTFSGLLKISDFGTSKRLAGITPCTETFTGTLQYMAPEIIDQGPRGYGKAADIWSLGCTVIEMATGRPPFHELGSPQAAMFQVGMYKVHPPVPSSLSAEAQAFLLRTFEPDPCLRASAQELLGDPFLQPGKRSCSPGSPRPTPQPPGAPSTDSSPSADSTTQSQTFPRPQAPSQHPLSPPKRCLSYGDTSQLRVPEEPAAEEPASPEESSGLSLLHQESKRRAMLASVLEQELPTLAENLLEQEQDSRLSRNHVEQLLRCLGAQIHTPNRRQLAQELRALQAQLRAQGLEPALLNGPLFAFPEAVKQILRRRQIRPHWMFVLDSLLSRAVRAALAVLDAEVEKKAVSPKSEEWSKAESSQKPQESQQLQPQLPPEQGPPPLTVQLGLLRAETDRLRDVLAEKERECQALMHQALHGVRAETRAYALASEPPATLSKDQSLVQWLQELSVDTVTIQTLLSHSFTLQTLLTCATQDDLVYTRIRGGMVYRIWRAILAQRAGATPITPGPREAE; translated from the exons ATGGCAGGTCCGTGTCCCGGGGCCGGGGTTCTAGAACGCGCGGGCAGCTGCTGGCAGGACCCTCTGGCGGAGGCGCTGAGCCGGGGCCGCTCGTCCCCCGCGGTTGCGGGTCGGGGCTGCGCGCGGAGCCGGCCGCTCAGTGTGGTCTACGTGCTGACCCGGGAGCCCGGGCCGGAGGTGGAGCCCGGCGCGGGAACCGAGGCAGAGCCGCTGCCGCTGCGATGCCTGCGCGAGGCCTGCGCTCAGCTCCAGGGCACGCGGCCACCCCCGCAGCTGCGCAGCCTGCCCTTCGCGACGCTGGCTCTAGGTGACACCGCGGCGCTGGACTCCTTCTACAACGCGG ATGTGGTGGTTCTGGAGGTGAGCAGTTCCCTGGCGCAGCCCTCCCTGTTCTACCACCTGGGCGTGCGGGAGAGCTTCAGCATGACCAACAATGTGCTCCTCTGTTCCCAGACTGAGCTCCCCGGCCTGCAGGCCCTGCGT GACTGTGTTGGCAGCTACACACTGATCCCTTACGTGGTGACAGCCACTGGCCGGGTGTTATGTGGTGATGCAGGCCTCCTTAGGGGCTTGGCTGATGGGCTAGTGCAGGCTGGGGCAGGCACTGAAGCCCTGCTCACTCCCCTGGTGGGCCGTCTTGCCCGCCTGTTGGAGGCCACACCCACAGACTCTTG CGGCTATTTCCGGGAGACCATTCGGCAGGATATCCGGCAGGCTCGGGAGCGATTCAGTGGgcagcagctgaggcaggagctggcTCGCCTGCAGAGGAGGCTGGACAGCGTAGAGCTGCTGAGCCCTGATATCATCATGAATCTGTTGCTGTCTTACCGCGATGTACAG GACTACTCAGCCATCATAGAGCTGGTGGAGACGCTGCAGGCCCTGCCCACCTGTGACGTGGCTGAGCAGCATAATGTCCGTTTCCACTACACTTTTGCCCTCAACAG GAGGAACAGGCCTGGGGACCGGGAGAAAGCCCTGGGTGTGCTGTTGCCGTTGGTGCAGCATGAAGGTCCCGTGGCACCCGATCTTTACTGCATGTGTGGTCGTGTCTACAAGGACATGTTCTTCAGCTCTGGCTTCCAAAATGCGAGGCACCTGGAGCAGGCCTATCACTG GTACCGCAAGGCTTTTGATGTGGAGCCCAGCCTGCACTCGGGCATCAATGCAGCGGTTCTCCTCATTGCGGCTGGCCAGCAGTTTGAAGACTCCGAGGAACTCCAGCTGATAG GCATGAAGCTGGGCTGCCTGCTAGCCCGCAAAGGCTGCGTGGCGAAGATGCAGTATTACTGGGATGTAGGATTCTACCTGGGAGCCCAGATCCTTGCCAATGACCCCATCCAGGTGGTACTGGCTGCAGAGCAGCTGTACAAGCTCAATGCCCCCATATG GTACTTGGTATCAGTGATGGAAACCTTCCTGCTGTATCAGCACTTCAGACCCACGCCAGAGCCCTCGGGAGGACCCATGCTGCGAGCCCACTTCTGGCTGCACTTCTTGCTACAGTCCTGCCAGCCTTTCAACGCAGCCTCTCCTCAGGTGGACCAGTGCCTG GTGCTGCGGCTGGAGATTAACAAAGTCCTGCTGCCTGCCAGGCTCACGATTCAGGGGACAGACCCAGTGAGCGCAGTGACCCTAAGCCTGCTGGAACCAGGGACTCAG GAGGATTCTTCCAGCTGGACCTTCCCAGTCCCCTCCATCTGTGGGATCAG CGCCTCCAAGCTGGACCAGCGCTGCTGCTTCCTCTACGCACTTCCTCCCGCCCAGGATGTCCAGTTGTGCTTCCCCAGCATCGAGCGCTGCCAATG GTTCTGTGGCCTCATTCAGGTCTTGGTGATGAATCCAGATTCCTCAGCAcccactgaggaggcagagggcgCGAGGGAGGTGCTGGAG TTTGATTATGAGTACTTGGAAACCGGTGAGCGGCTGGTGCTGGGCAAAGGCACGTATGGGGTGGTGTACGCTGGCCGCGACAGGCACACGAGGGTGAGAATCGCCATCAAGGAGATTCCAGAGCGGGATAGCAG GTTTTCCCAGCCCCTGCATGAAGAGATAGCTCTTCACAAACGACTGCGCCATAAGAATATAGTGCGCTATCTGGGTTCGGCCAGCCAGGGTGGCTACCTCAAGATCTTCATGGAGGAAGTGCCTGGAG GCAGCCTGTCCTCCTTGCTTAGGTCGGTGTGGGGACCCCTAAAGGACAACGAGAGTACTATTAGTTTTTACACACGCCAGATCCTGCAGGGACTCAGCTACCTTCATGAGAACCGCATTGTGCACCGGGACATCAAG GGGGACAATGTATTGATCAACACCTTCAGTGGACTACTTAAGATTTCTGACTTTGGCACCTCCAAGCGGCTGGCAGGCATCACGCCCTGCACAGAGACTTTCACAG GGACCCTGCAGTATATGGCCCCGGAAATCATTGACCAGGGTCCGCGAGGATATGGAAAGGCAGCTGACATCTGGTCTCTGGGCTGCACTGTGATTGAGATGGCCACAGGTCGACCACCTTTCCACGAACTAGGGAGCCCGCAGGCTGCTATGTTTCAG GTGGGCATGTACAAGGTGCACCCTCCAGTGCCCAGTTCCCTGTCAGCTGAGGCCCAAGCCTTCCTTCTCCGAACTTTTGAACCAGATCCCTGCCTCCGAGCCAGTGCCCAAGAGCTGCTGGGCGACCCCTTCCTGCAGCCAGGGAAGAGGAGCTGCAGTCCCGGCTCTCCTCGTCCTACTCCCCAGCCCCCAG GCGCCCCTTCCACTGACTCCAGTCCTTCAGCTGACTCAACCACGCAGTCTCAGACATTTCCGAGACCCCAAGCACCCTCGCAGCACCCACTCAGTCCGCCAAAGCGCTGCCTTAGTTATGGGGACACTAGCCAGCTCCG TGTGCCTGAGGAGCCCGCAGCCGAGGAACCCGCCTCCCCCGAGGAGAGCTCGGGGCTGAGTCTGCTGCACCAGGAGAGCAAGCGCCGGGCCATGCTGGCCTCTGTGCTGGAACAGGAGCTGCCCACACTAGCAGAGAATCTACTGGAGCAGGAACAG GATTCTCGACTCAGCAGGAATCATGTGGAACAGCTGCTTCGCTGCCTCGGGGCACAAATCCACACGCCTAACCGCCGGCAACTGGCCCAAGAGCTGCGGGCCCTGCAAGCTCAGCTGCGGGCCCAGGGCCTGGAGCCTGCCCTTCTGAATGGGCCGCTCTTCGCATTTCCAGAAGCG gtGAAACAGATCCTCCGCAGACGCCAGATCCGCCCACACTGGATGTTCGTGTTGGACTCGCTACTCAGCCGTGCCGTACGGGCGGCGCTGGCGGTGCTGGACGCGG AGGTGGAGAAGAAAGCGGTCTCACCGAAGTCAGAGGAGTGGAGTAAAGCGGAGTCCTCGCAGAAACCGCAGGAGAGCCAGCAGCTACAGCCCCAGCTCCCGCCAGAGCAGGGGCCTCCGCCACTAACCGTTCAGCTGGGCCTCTTGCGCGCTGAGACTGACAG GCTTCGAGATGTGCTGGCTGAGAAAGAACGGGAGTGCCAGGCCCTGATGCATCAGGCCCTACATGGGGTGCGTGCAGAGACCAGGGCTTATGCCCTGGCTTCAGAGCCCCCAG CCACTCTCTCCAAGGACCAGAGCCTGGTGCAGTGGCTGCAGGAACTGAGTGTAGACACAGTCACTATCCAAACG CTCCTGAGCCATAGCTTCACCCTTCAGACCCTGCTCACCTGTGCCACACAAGATGATCTCGTCTACACCCGAATCAG AGGAGGGATGGTGTACCGAATTTGGAGAGCCATCTTGGCACAGCGAGCAGGAGCCACACCAATTACCCCTGGACCCCGGGAGGCTGAGTGA
- the Map3k6 gene encoding mitogen-activated protein kinase kinase kinase 6 isoform X1, giving the protein MAGPCPGAGVLERAGSCWQDPLAEALSRGRSSPAVAGRGCARSRPLSVVYVLTREPGPEVEPGAGTEAEPLPLRCLREACAQLQGTRPPPQLRSLPFATLALGDTAALDSFYNADVVVLEVSSSLAQPSLFYHLGVRESFSMTNNVLLCSQTELPGLQALREDVFQKNSDCVGSYTLIPYVVTATGRVLCGDAGLLRGLADGLVQAGAGTEALLTPLVGRLARLLEATPTDSCGYFRETIRQDIRQARERFSGQQLRQELARLQRRLDSVELLSPDIIMNLLLSYRDVQDYSAIIELVETLQALPTCDVAEQHNVRFHYTFALNRRNRPGDREKALGVLLPLVQHEGPVAPDLYCMCGRVYKDMFFSSGFQNARHLEQAYHWYRKAFDVEPSLHSGINAAVLLIAAGQQFEDSEELQLIGMKLGCLLARKGCVAKMQYYWDVGFYLGAQILANDPIQVVLAAEQLYKLNAPIWYLVSVMETFLLYQHFRPTPEPSGGPMLRAHFWLHFLLQSCQPFNAASPQVDQCLVLRLEINKVLLPARLTIQGTDPVSAVTLSLLEPGTQEDSSSWTFPVPSICGISASKLDQRCCFLYALPPAQDVQLCFPSIERCQWFCGLIQVLVMNPDSSAPTEEAEGAREVLEFDYEYLETGERLVLGKGTYGVVYAGRDRHTRVRIAIKEIPERDSRFSQPLHEEIALHKRLRHKNIVRYLGSASQGGYLKIFMEEVPGGSLSSLLRSVWGPLKDNESTISFYTRQILQGLSYLHENRIVHRDIKGDNVLINTFSGLLKISDFGTSKRLAGITPCTETFTGTLQYMAPEIIDQGPRGYGKAADIWSLGCTVIEMATGRPPFHELGSPQAAMFQVGMYKVHPPVPSSLSAEAQAFLLRTFEPDPCLRASAQELLGDPFLQPGKRSCSPGSPRPTPQPPGAPSTDSSPSADSTTQSQTFPRPQAPSQHPLSPPKRCLSYGDTSQLRVPEEPAAEEPASPEESSGLSLLHQESKRRAMLASVLEQELPTLAENLLEQEQDSRLSRNHVEQLLRCLGAQIHTPNRRQLAQELRALQAQLRAQGLEPALLNGPLFAFPEAVKQILRRRQIRPHWMFVLDSLLSRAVRAALAVLDAEVEKKAVSPKSEEWSKAESSQKPQESQQLQPQLPPEQGPPPLTVQLGLLRAETDRLRDVLAEKERECQALMHQALHGVRAETRAYALASEPPATLSKDQSLVQWLQELSVDTVTIQTLLSHSFTLQTLLTCATQDDLVYTRIRGGMVYRIWRAILAQRAGATPITPGPREAE; this is encoded by the exons ATGGCAGGTCCGTGTCCCGGGGCCGGGGTTCTAGAACGCGCGGGCAGCTGCTGGCAGGACCCTCTGGCGGAGGCGCTGAGCCGGGGCCGCTCGTCCCCCGCGGTTGCGGGTCGGGGCTGCGCGCGGAGCCGGCCGCTCAGTGTGGTCTACGTGCTGACCCGGGAGCCCGGGCCGGAGGTGGAGCCCGGCGCGGGAACCGAGGCAGAGCCGCTGCCGCTGCGATGCCTGCGCGAGGCCTGCGCTCAGCTCCAGGGCACGCGGCCACCCCCGCAGCTGCGCAGCCTGCCCTTCGCGACGCTGGCTCTAGGTGACACCGCGGCGCTGGACTCCTTCTACAACGCGG ATGTGGTGGTTCTGGAGGTGAGCAGTTCCCTGGCGCAGCCCTCCCTGTTCTACCACCTGGGCGTGCGGGAGAGCTTCAGCATGACCAACAATGTGCTCCTCTGTTCCCAGACTGAGCTCCCCGGCCTGCAGGCCCTGCGT GAGGATGTTTTCCAGAAGAACTCG GACTGTGTTGGCAGCTACACACTGATCCCTTACGTGGTGACAGCCACTGGCCGGGTGTTATGTGGTGATGCAGGCCTCCTTAGGGGCTTGGCTGATGGGCTAGTGCAGGCTGGGGCAGGCACTGAAGCCCTGCTCACTCCCCTGGTGGGCCGTCTTGCCCGCCTGTTGGAGGCCACACCCACAGACTCTTG CGGCTATTTCCGGGAGACCATTCGGCAGGATATCCGGCAGGCTCGGGAGCGATTCAGTGGgcagcagctgaggcaggagctggcTCGCCTGCAGAGGAGGCTGGACAGCGTAGAGCTGCTGAGCCCTGATATCATCATGAATCTGTTGCTGTCTTACCGCGATGTACAG GACTACTCAGCCATCATAGAGCTGGTGGAGACGCTGCAGGCCCTGCCCACCTGTGACGTGGCTGAGCAGCATAATGTCCGTTTCCACTACACTTTTGCCCTCAACAG GAGGAACAGGCCTGGGGACCGGGAGAAAGCCCTGGGTGTGCTGTTGCCGTTGGTGCAGCATGAAGGTCCCGTGGCACCCGATCTTTACTGCATGTGTGGTCGTGTCTACAAGGACATGTTCTTCAGCTCTGGCTTCCAAAATGCGAGGCACCTGGAGCAGGCCTATCACTG GTACCGCAAGGCTTTTGATGTGGAGCCCAGCCTGCACTCGGGCATCAATGCAGCGGTTCTCCTCATTGCGGCTGGCCAGCAGTTTGAAGACTCCGAGGAACTCCAGCTGATAG GCATGAAGCTGGGCTGCCTGCTAGCCCGCAAAGGCTGCGTGGCGAAGATGCAGTATTACTGGGATGTAGGATTCTACCTGGGAGCCCAGATCCTTGCCAATGACCCCATCCAGGTGGTACTGGCTGCAGAGCAGCTGTACAAGCTCAATGCCCCCATATG GTACTTGGTATCAGTGATGGAAACCTTCCTGCTGTATCAGCACTTCAGACCCACGCCAGAGCCCTCGGGAGGACCCATGCTGCGAGCCCACTTCTGGCTGCACTTCTTGCTACAGTCCTGCCAGCCTTTCAACGCAGCCTCTCCTCAGGTGGACCAGTGCCTG GTGCTGCGGCTGGAGATTAACAAAGTCCTGCTGCCTGCCAGGCTCACGATTCAGGGGACAGACCCAGTGAGCGCAGTGACCCTAAGCCTGCTGGAACCAGGGACTCAG GAGGATTCTTCCAGCTGGACCTTCCCAGTCCCCTCCATCTGTGGGATCAG CGCCTCCAAGCTGGACCAGCGCTGCTGCTTCCTCTACGCACTTCCTCCCGCCCAGGATGTCCAGTTGTGCTTCCCCAGCATCGAGCGCTGCCAATG GTTCTGTGGCCTCATTCAGGTCTTGGTGATGAATCCAGATTCCTCAGCAcccactgaggaggcagagggcgCGAGGGAGGTGCTGGAG TTTGATTATGAGTACTTGGAAACCGGTGAGCGGCTGGTGCTGGGCAAAGGCACGTATGGGGTGGTGTACGCTGGCCGCGACAGGCACACGAGGGTGAGAATCGCCATCAAGGAGATTCCAGAGCGGGATAGCAG GTTTTCCCAGCCCCTGCATGAAGAGATAGCTCTTCACAAACGACTGCGCCATAAGAATATAGTGCGCTATCTGGGTTCGGCCAGCCAGGGTGGCTACCTCAAGATCTTCATGGAGGAAGTGCCTGGAG GCAGCCTGTCCTCCTTGCTTAGGTCGGTGTGGGGACCCCTAAAGGACAACGAGAGTACTATTAGTTTTTACACACGCCAGATCCTGCAGGGACTCAGCTACCTTCATGAGAACCGCATTGTGCACCGGGACATCAAG GGGGACAATGTATTGATCAACACCTTCAGTGGACTACTTAAGATTTCTGACTTTGGCACCTCCAAGCGGCTGGCAGGCATCACGCCCTGCACAGAGACTTTCACAG GGACCCTGCAGTATATGGCCCCGGAAATCATTGACCAGGGTCCGCGAGGATATGGAAAGGCAGCTGACATCTGGTCTCTGGGCTGCACTGTGATTGAGATGGCCACAGGTCGACCACCTTTCCACGAACTAGGGAGCCCGCAGGCTGCTATGTTTCAG GTGGGCATGTACAAGGTGCACCCTCCAGTGCCCAGTTCCCTGTCAGCTGAGGCCCAAGCCTTCCTTCTCCGAACTTTTGAACCAGATCCCTGCCTCCGAGCCAGTGCCCAAGAGCTGCTGGGCGACCCCTTCCTGCAGCCAGGGAAGAGGAGCTGCAGTCCCGGCTCTCCTCGTCCTACTCCCCAGCCCCCAG GCGCCCCTTCCACTGACTCCAGTCCTTCAGCTGACTCAACCACGCAGTCTCAGACATTTCCGAGACCCCAAGCACCCTCGCAGCACCCACTCAGTCCGCCAAAGCGCTGCCTTAGTTATGGGGACACTAGCCAGCTCCG TGTGCCTGAGGAGCCCGCAGCCGAGGAACCCGCCTCCCCCGAGGAGAGCTCGGGGCTGAGTCTGCTGCACCAGGAGAGCAAGCGCCGGGCCATGCTGGCCTCTGTGCTGGAACAGGAGCTGCCCACACTAGCAGAGAATCTACTGGAGCAGGAACAG GATTCTCGACTCAGCAGGAATCATGTGGAACAGCTGCTTCGCTGCCTCGGGGCACAAATCCACACGCCTAACCGCCGGCAACTGGCCCAAGAGCTGCGGGCCCTGCAAGCTCAGCTGCGGGCCCAGGGCCTGGAGCCTGCCCTTCTGAATGGGCCGCTCTTCGCATTTCCAGAAGCG gtGAAACAGATCCTCCGCAGACGCCAGATCCGCCCACACTGGATGTTCGTGTTGGACTCGCTACTCAGCCGTGCCGTACGGGCGGCGCTGGCGGTGCTGGACGCGG AGGTGGAGAAGAAAGCGGTCTCACCGAAGTCAGAGGAGTGGAGTAAAGCGGAGTCCTCGCAGAAACCGCAGGAGAGCCAGCAGCTACAGCCCCAGCTCCCGCCAGAGCAGGGGCCTCCGCCACTAACCGTTCAGCTGGGCCTCTTGCGCGCTGAGACTGACAG GCTTCGAGATGTGCTGGCTGAGAAAGAACGGGAGTGCCAGGCCCTGATGCATCAGGCCCTACATGGGGTGCGTGCAGAGACCAGGGCTTATGCCCTGGCTTCAGAGCCCCCAG CCACTCTCTCCAAGGACCAGAGCCTGGTGCAGTGGCTGCAGGAACTGAGTGTAGACACAGTCACTATCCAAACG CTCCTGAGCCATAGCTTCACCCTTCAGACCCTGCTCACCTGTGCCACACAAGATGATCTCGTCTACACCCGAATCAG AGGAGGGATGGTGTACCGAATTTGGAGAGCCATCTTGGCACAGCGAGCAGGAGCCACACCAATTACCCCTGGACCCCGGGAGGCTGAGTGA
- the Sytl1 gene encoding synaptotagmin-like protein 1 produces the protein MPQRGHTSQERLWALPSLPMAYGPEPDAEGLLDLSFLTEEEQEAITDVLKRDARLRQLEEGRVSKLRASLADPGQLKILTGDWFQEARSQRHHYAHFGSDLVRASIRRKKTSRGDQTLGSDGEAEAAGIDTAEEEPEPRVSIEMAAPERHSETQGPDFPSPYVASKTSDHEEEPQAQEAPDHGGVQVAETDPALDPEPRAEQESRPPAAQIKVTSEIQENGEEAPGLGPSLNRMLSSSSSVSSLNSSTLSGSLMSLSGEPEAGTVQVRGSVHFALRYEPGAAELRVQVIQCQGLAAARRRRSDPYVKTYLLPDKQNKRKTSVKKRNLNPIFNETLRHSVQQADLPGRVLKLSVWHRESLGRNIFLGEVEVPLDTWNWDSEATWLPLQPRVPPSPDELPSRGLLSLSLKYIPAGSEGGGQPLSGELHFWVKEAQGLVPLRPGSLDTYIQCSVLPDDSRASRQRTRVIRRSLSPVFNHTMVYDGFGPADLRQACAELSLWDHGALASRQLGGTRLSLGTGSSYGLQVPWMDSTPEEKQLWQTLLERPCEWVDGLLPLRTNLVPRA, from the exons ATGCCCCAGAGAGGCCACACATCTCAGGAGAGGCTTTGGGCCCTGCCCTCTCTCCCCATGGCATATGGGCCAGAACCGGACGCTGAGGGATTGCTGGACCTCAGCTTCCTgacagaggaggagcaggaggccaTCACTGATGTCCTCAAACGAGATGCCCGCCTGCGCCAACTGGAGGAGGGACGGGTCAG CAAGCTCCGAGCCTCGCTGGCAGACCCCGGGCAGCTGAAGATCCTGACGGGGGACTGGTTCCAAGAAGCACGCTCCCAGCGGCATCACTATGCCCATTTTGGGTCTGACCTTGTCAGGGCCTCCATCCGCAGGAAGAAGACCTCcaggg GAGACCAGACTCTGGGAAGTGATGGTGaggcagaggctgctgggatAGACACTGCAGAGGAAGAGCCAGAGCCAAG AGTCTCCATAGAGATGGCTGCTCCAGAGAGGCACAGCGAGACCCAA GGACCTGATTTTCCCTCACCATATGTAGCCTCAAAGACTTCAGATCATGAGGAGGAACCCCAGGCTCAGGAAG CCCCCGACCATGGGGGTGTGCAGGTGGCAGAGACGGACCCAGCGCTGGATCCTGAGCCGAGGGCGGAGCAGGAGTCCAGGCCGCCTGCAGCCCAG ATCAAGGTGACCTCCGAGATCCAGGAGAATGGGGAAGAGGCCCCAGGACTCGGCCCTTCGCTCAACCGCATGCTCAGCAGCAGCTCCTCTGTGTCCAGCCTCAATTCCTCCACG CTGAGCGGCAGCCTGATGAGTCTGTCGGGGGAACCTGAGGCTGGCACCGTGCAGGTGCGGGGTTCAGTGCACTTCGCACTGCGCTATGAGCCGGGCGCTGCTGAGCTGCGAGTACAAGTGATTCAGTGTCAGGGACTGGCCGCCGCCAGGCGTCGCCGCTCCGATCC GTACGTGAAAACCTACCTCCTCCCGGATAAGCAGAACAAGCGCAAGACGTCGGTGAAGAAACGGAATCTGAACCCCATCTTCAACGAGACTCTGCGG CACTCCGTCCAGCAGGCTGATCTCCCAGGACGCGTACTGAAGCTGTCCGTGTGGCACCGCGAAAGTCTGGGTCGCAACATCTTTCTGGGAGAGGTCGAAGTACCCCTAGACACGTGGAACTGGGACTCTGAGGCTACCTGGCTCCCCCTACAACCCCGG GTTCCCCCGTCTCCAGACGAGCTTCCCAGCCGTGGACTGCTCTCTCTGTCCCTCAAGTACATCCCTGCCGGCTCAGAGG GAGGAGGACAGCCTCTGAGTGGGGAGCTACACTTCTGGGTAAAGGAAGCTCAGGGCCTCGTGCCACTGCGGCCAGGATCCCTGGACACTTACATACAATG CTCAGTGCTACCTGACGACAGTCGGGCCAGCCGGCAACGCACGAGAGTGATCCGGCGAAGCCTCAGCCCTGTGTTCAACCACACCATGGTTTATGATGGCTTCGGGCCTGCCGACCTACGCCAAGCCTGTGCTGAGCTCTCCCTGTGGGACCACGGGGCCCTGGCCAGTCGCCAGCTGGGGGGCACACGCCTCAGCCTTGGTACAG GCAGCAGCTATGGGCTCCAAGTGCCCTGGATGGATTCCACACCTGAGGAAAAGCAGCTGTGGCAGACACTCCTGGAGCGGCCATGTGAGTGGGTGGATGGCCTTCTGCCCCTCAGAACCAACCTGGTCCCCAGGGCATAG